From a single Fulvivirga ulvae genomic region:
- a CDS encoding biotin--[acetyl-CoA-carboxylase] ligase: MYKIPAKTLFLGKKIIFLPTCHSTNDEAAHLLEKHPVIEGTIVITSNQTAGKGQRGNAWLTEPGKNLTFTLVLKPNFLSIVQQFNLNIIISLGIIDYLNSIKNGFQVKWPNDIYYKEQKVCGILIQNVLKNNRIEYAITGIGLNINQQKFPENKAISLAQITGEIYDLETALSSLCEHLERRYLQLKRGETGNLRHEYLNNMYRFGEDHLYKDKEVFQGRITGVTEQGLLEVETYKGLKQFNFKEVEFL; the protein is encoded by the coding sequence TTGTATAAAATTCCTGCCAAAACATTATTTCTGGGCAAAAAGATCATTTTCCTGCCAACTTGTCACTCTACAAATGATGAAGCCGCCCATCTGCTTGAAAAACATCCGGTTATTGAAGGGACAATTGTAATCACCAGTAACCAGACAGCAGGTAAAGGGCAACGTGGTAATGCGTGGTTAACAGAGCCGGGCAAAAATCTTACATTTACTTTAGTATTAAAGCCAAATTTCCTGTCAATAGTTCAGCAGTTTAATCTCAACATAATCATCTCACTGGGGATTATTGATTATCTGAATAGTATAAAAAATGGCTTCCAGGTTAAATGGCCTAATGACATATACTACAAGGAGCAAAAGGTCTGTGGTATTTTAATTCAAAATGTATTGAAAAATAACAGAATTGAATATGCCATTACAGGTATAGGGCTAAATATCAACCAGCAGAAATTCCCTGAAAACAAAGCAATTTCACTTGCACAAATAACCGGTGAAATATATGACCTTGAAACAGCCCTAAGCTCGCTGTGCGAACACCTGGAAAGGCGATATCTTCAACTGAAAAGAGGAGAAACAGGTAACCTCAGACATGAATATCTTAATAATATGTATCGCTTCGGTGAAGACCACCTGTACAAAGATAAGGAGGTTTTTCAGGGTAGAATAACGGGTGTCACGGAGCAGGGGCTACTGGAGGTAGAGACTTACAAGGGACTGAAGCAATTTAATTTTAAAGAAGTGGAGTTTCTGTGA
- the rsfS gene encoding ribosome silencing factor, which yields MNVNKDLAPSEKLSHAVVRGMQEKKASNIVIMDLREVKNAIADFFVVCSGNSDTQLDAIADSVDEIVSKELDQDPWHQEGKNNKEWMLLDYVDVVAHIFKKDKREFYALENLWGDAKIEAIDDGA from the coding sequence ATGAATGTAAATAAAGATTTAGCTCCTTCCGAAAAATTGAGTCATGCGGTGGTGAGAGGTATGCAGGAGAAAAAAGCTTCCAATATTGTAATAATGGATTTGAGAGAGGTTAAAAATGCAATAGCAGATTTTTTTGTGGTTTGCTCAGGTAACTCTGATACCCAGTTAGATGCAATTGCAGACTCTGTTGATGAGATAGTTTCAAAAGAACTTGACCAGGATCCATGGCATCAGGAGGGTAAAAACAATAAAGAGTGGATGTTGCTGGATTATGTAGATGTAGTAGCCCATATCTTCAAAAAGGATAAACGTGAGTTTTATGCTCTTGAGAACCTTTGGGGCGATGCTAAAATCGAAGCTATTGACGACGGAGCTTAA